The sequence below is a genomic window from Pseudomonas cannabina.
GGTGTCGGCCAATATCGACAACGGCAAGCCGCCGAGTCTGTGGCAGATCAACGGTGTGGCCTGGGACATTACCGATAAGACGTGTGCAGATCGCCCGATCGCCAAGCTGACGCTGGGCAAGAGCTATATCTTCGAATTGAAGAACATGACGCAGTATCAGCACCCGATCCATTTGCACGGCATGAGTTTCAAGGTGATCGGCTCTAATCGGCGCAAGATCATCCCGTACTTTACCGACACCTTTTTGCTGGGGCGCAATGAGCGCGCTCGTGTGGCGCTGGTTGCGGATAATCCGGGTGTATGGATGTTTCACTGCCATGTCATCGATCACATGGAAACCGGCCTCATGGCGGCCATCGAGGTGTCGTGATGAGGCAGCCGCAGATCATCGACCGCAGCAAGGATCAACACTTCATGCGTGAAGCGCTGGCGCTCGCGGCCCAAGGCGCGTTGCTGGGTGAGGTTCCGGTCGGCGCGGTGCTGGTGCAGCACGGCGAGATCATCGGTCGTGGCTACAATTGCCCGATCAGCGGCAGCGACCCCAGCGCGCATGCCGAGATGATGGCGATTCGTGATGCCGCCAAGGCGCTGGACAACTACCGCCTGCCGGGCAGTACGTTGTATGTGACGCTGGAACCTTGCAGCATGTGCGCCGGTTTGATCGTGCATTCGCGTGTTGCTCGCGTGGTGTACGGCGCACTGGAGCCCAAGGCCGGGATCGTTGAAAGCCAGGGGCAGTTTTTCAGCCAGGGCTTTCTCAACCATCGAGTGTTGTTTGAAGGCGGCGTATTGGGCGAGGAGTGCGGGGCGATGCTGAGTGAGTTTTTCAGAATGCGCCGGGCGGCCAAAGACGCAAACAAAGCCAAAGCCGACGACTAGAGCGCTGGTTTTTCCGGGCTGCTGGCAGGTTCGGGAGTCGGCGCGGGGGTGGGCTGGGTTTTGTCGACGCCCGGCACGTGCAGAGTGCCATCGGCGACCTGGCTGCCTTCAAGCTGCGGCTGTGTAACCCAGGTCAGAATGTCGTAGTAGCGGCGGATGTTGGCGACGAAATGCACCGGTTCGCCGCCTCGGGCATAGCCATAGCGTGTTTTGCTGTACCACTTCTTCTGCGCCAGACGCGGCAGCATTTTTTTCACGTCGAGCCATTTATTGGGGTTCAGACCCTCGTTTTCAGCCAGTTTGCGCGCATCTTCAAGATGACCGCCACCAATGTTGTAGGATGCGAGAGCGAGCCATGTACGATCCGGCTCTTGAATCTTGTCGTCTAGCTGATCCTTCACGTAGGCAAAATACTTGGCCCCACCCTGAATGCTCTGTCGGGCATCCAGGCGGTTAGTGACGCCCATTGCCTGAGCGGTGTTTTGGGTCAGCATCATCAAGCCGCGCACACCGGTTTTCGACGTCACGGCCGGTTGCCACATCGATTCCTGATAACCGATAGCGGCCAGTAGTCTCCAGTCGACTTTTTCGGTCTTGGCCGATGTCTGGAAATGCTTCTCGTATTTAGGCAGGCGCTCCTGCAAATGCTGGGCGAAGGTGTAGGCGCCGACGTAGCCGAGCACGTCGACATGGCCGTAGTAGCGGTCTTTCAACCGTTGCAGCGTGCCGTTTTTCTCGACCTTGTCGAGATAGGCATTGATTTCGTTTAGCAGGCTGTTGTCTTCGCCCGGTGCGACCGCCCAGCGCTGCTCACGCGCTTCGCCCAGGTCGAAGGCCACGCGCACGTTGGGGAAATACACCTGATTCATCGCCAGTTCGTTGGAGTCGACCAGGGTCAGATCGATCTGGCCTTCATCGACCATGCGCAGGAGATCGACGACCTCGACCGCGTCAGACTCTTCGTACTCGGTACGCGGGTTCTGTAGTTTGAGCGCTGCGAGCTGTTCGGCATGGCTACTGCCCTTGAGCACCACGATGCGTTTGCCCACCAGATCGCCCGGGTCGGTAGGGCGCGACTGGCCATTGCGGTACACGACCTGCGGCGTAACTTGCAGATAAGAATGCGAAAAACGCGCCTGTTGCCTGCGGTTTGGCGTGTCGATCAGGCCTGCGGCGCCGAGTACCGGGCCTCCCGGCTTGTTCATCTGATCGAAAAGGTCATCCAGGTTG
It includes:
- the mltF gene encoding membrane-bound lytic murein transglycosylase MltF, encoding MFFRLDFRPRCAKWLIATGLFLMLGACVEKPNTLERVKEDGVLRVITRNSPATYFQDRNGETGFEYELVKRFADDLGVELKIETADNLDDLFDQMNKPGGPVLGAAGLIDTPNRRQQARFSHSYLQVTPQVVYRNGQSRPTDPGDLVGKRIVVLKGSSHAEQLAALKLQNPRTEYEESDAVEVVDLLRMVDEGQIDLTLVDSNELAMNQVYFPNVRVAFDLGEAREQRWAVAPGEDNSLLNEINAYLDKVEKNGTLQRLKDRYYGHVDVLGYVGAYTFAQHLQERLPKYEKHFQTSAKTEKVDWRLLAAIGYQESMWQPAVTSKTGVRGLMMLTQNTAQAMGVTNRLDARQSIQGGAKYFAYVKDQLDDKIQEPDRTWLALASYNIGGGHLEDARKLAENEGLNPNKWLDVKKMLPRLAQKKWYSKTRYGYARGGEPVHFVANIRRYYDILTWVTQPQLEGSQVADGTLHVPGVDKTQPTPAPTPEPASSPEKPAL
- the tadA gene encoding tRNA adenosine(34) deaminase TadA; amino-acid sequence: MRQPQIIDRSKDQHFMREALALAAQGALLGEVPVGAVLVQHGEIIGRGYNCPISGSDPSAHAEMMAIRDAAKALDNYRLPGSTLYVTLEPCSMCAGLIVHSRVARVVYGALEPKAGIVESQGQFFSQGFLNHRVLFEGGVLGEECGAMLSEFFRMRRAAKDANKAKADD